Proteins from one Paenibacillus amylolyticus genomic window:
- a CDS encoding HSP90 family protein: MTASNEYRFQVNLSGMIQILSNHLYSSPKVFLRELMQNATDAITARKEVEPGYQGEARIELTGTGDQLTMMVEDNGVGLTEADIHEFLAMIGQSSKRGQQALLDGETSFIGRFGIGLLSCFMVSHEIVMLTQSIKGGPSMEWRGKPDGTYTIRQLDTQLSPGTKVYLRCTPDAAHYFEAEYVKEALFYYGALLPYPVTLIHDGVQSVVNQDSPIWLTRPELARSCRADVLAFGERLLGEKFQDFIPLTTASGRTGGIAYVLPHAVNLNAKRSHRVYLKRMLISEKAENILPEWAFFVKCLIWTDELQPTASREHFYENEKLEEVRSELGDALRMGLADMAENQTERLQKLIRLHALSMKALAVQDQAFYAMIHRWLPFETTRGHRELGELIDEGDTLYYTGSIDEYRQIHHVASAQSMLVVNAGYIYDKELMAMLPVILNHVQTERIEPDEVSMTFTDVAPAERNQYYDALRLADSALQRFRCRAEVKGFKPSDLPVLFTLSQESSTLRALEKASEESTDLFSSVLGSLSAGINSAGYSTLYLNVNNPIIKRVLTSPDNQMTPIAIEMLYVNALMMGHYAMNKQELEVLNQGIVRFIDWGLRANTNHEGDA, translated from the coding sequence ATGACAGCATCCAATGAATATCGTTTTCAAGTGAACCTGAGCGGGATGATCCAGATTTTATCCAACCATCTATATAGTAGTCCCAAGGTGTTCTTGCGTGAACTTATGCAGAATGCAACAGATGCGATCACGGCACGCAAGGAAGTGGAGCCGGGATATCAGGGCGAAGCACGGATTGAGCTGACAGGAACCGGTGATCAATTGACGATGATGGTGGAGGACAACGGAGTTGGACTGACCGAAGCGGACATCCATGAGTTTCTGGCGATGATTGGACAATCCTCGAAGCGGGGACAACAGGCACTGCTGGATGGCGAGACATCGTTTATTGGGCGTTTCGGTATTGGTCTGCTAAGCTGTTTCATGGTCAGTCATGAGATCGTTATGCTGACGCAATCGATTAAGGGCGGCCCTTCGATGGAATGGAGAGGCAAGCCGGATGGTACATATACGATTAGACAGTTGGACACACAGTTGTCTCCCGGAACGAAAGTATATCTGCGTTGTACGCCGGATGCAGCACATTATTTTGAAGCGGAGTATGTAAAAGAAGCTTTATTTTACTACGGTGCTTTGCTTCCTTATCCGGTCACGTTGATACATGATGGGGTGCAGTCTGTTGTCAATCAGGATTCTCCGATCTGGCTTACACGCCCGGAGCTTGCCCGTTCCTGCCGAGCGGACGTGCTTGCTTTTGGTGAACGTCTGCTGGGGGAGAAGTTCCAGGATTTCATCCCGCTGACAACGGCTTCCGGTCGTACGGGAGGCATTGCGTATGTGCTGCCACATGCAGTGAATCTGAATGCCAAGCGTTCTCACCGGGTGTACCTGAAGCGAATGCTGATCTCGGAGAAAGCCGAGAACATTTTGCCGGAGTGGGCGTTCTTTGTGAAATGTCTGATCTGGACCGATGAGCTTCAACCGACGGCGTCAAGAGAACATTTCTATGAAAATGAGAAGCTGGAAGAGGTGCGCTCCGAGCTTGGAGACGCTCTGCGTATGGGGCTGGCCGACATGGCTGAGAATCAGACCGAACGTCTGCAGAAGCTGATTCGTCTGCATGCTCTTTCGATGAAGGCACTGGCTGTACAAGACCAGGCGTTCTACGCGATGATTCATCGCTGGCTACCTTTTGAGACGACGAGAGGACACCGGGAATTGGGTGAACTGATTGATGAAGGGGATACGCTGTATTACACCGGCTCCATTGATGAATACCGCCAGATTCACCATGTCGCTTCTGCACAGTCCATGCTGGTCGTCAACGCAGGTTATATCTACGACAAAGAACTGATGGCGATGCTGCCTGTCATACTGAACCATGTACAGACCGAGCGAATTGAGCCAGATGAAGTATCGATGACATTCACGGATGTTGCACCGGCGGAGCGTAACCAGTACTATGATGCGCTGCGTTTGGCAGATTCGGCATTACAACGTTTCCGCTGCCGGGCAGAGGTAAAAGGATTCAAGCCATCGGATCTGCCGGTCTTGTTTACCCTTTCGCAGGAATCATCCACGCTGCGTGCACTGGAAAAAGCAAGCGAAGAAAGCACAGACTTATTCTCCTCTGTCCTTGGTTCATTGTCAGCAGGCATTAATTCGGCAGGGTACTCGACGTTGTATCTGAATGTGAACAATCCCATCATTAAACGGGTGTTGACTTCACCAGATAATCAGATGACACCGATTGCTATTGAAATGTTGTATGTCAACGCACTGATGATGGGGCATTATGCCATGAATAAACAGGAACTCGAAGTGTTGAACCAGGGAATTGTACGTTTTATTGATTGGGGTTTACGTGCAAATACGAATCATGAGGGGGATGCCTGA
- a CDS encoding MurR/RpiR family transcriptional regulator: protein MRNIKPQVMMFGDICWDDYREEWNNRMESKLLQKLKYASQLTAQEKHIVDYILNNPEVVFDSTAHELAQQTYTSSSTIVRLCKKLGTKGYPDFQLKLALEYQQIPSASAMQKQDSPFAEQGNVLAAIDSVPYLYQQALEDTRRMLKAPVLLRIANWVKESGRIDIYGSDMNYYLAQQACAKWNELGISAIAHNSPNMHYMNTMNPNSHTLSFVISHTGENQSMIEAAKVLSNKQMKVIAVTGNNHSTLPRHCDETLLAYGYNEQLRLSKMSSMVSVLYIFDMLYMGSINDTY from the coding sequence TTGAGAAATATAAAACCGCAGGTTATGATGTTTGGAGATATATGCTGGGATGATTATAGAGAGGAATGGAACAACCGCATGGAATCCAAACTGCTTCAAAAATTAAAATATGCTTCACAATTAACGGCACAAGAGAAGCATATTGTGGACTATATCCTGAACAATCCCGAAGTTGTATTTGATTCTACAGCCCATGAACTGGCTCAGCAGACTTATACAAGCTCCTCCACCATTGTTCGCTTATGCAAAAAGCTGGGTACCAAGGGGTACCCAGACTTTCAGTTAAAGCTTGCTCTTGAATATCAACAAATACCCTCCGCCTCCGCGATGCAGAAGCAGGATTCTCCATTCGCAGAACAAGGCAATGTGCTGGCTGCCATCGACTCGGTTCCTTATCTCTATCAACAAGCGCTGGAGGATACGCGCCGGATGTTAAAGGCTCCTGTTTTGCTACGAATCGCGAACTGGGTCAAAGAATCCGGACGTATCGATATCTATGGCAGTGATATGAATTATTATCTGGCTCAACAGGCTTGTGCCAAATGGAATGAACTCGGCATATCTGCGATTGCTCACAATAGTCCCAACATGCATTACATGAATACGATGAACCCCAATAGCCATACACTGTCTTTTGTTATCTCGCACACAGGTGAGAACCAATCGATGATTGAAGCCGCCAAAGTGCTGAGCAACAAACAGATGAAGGTCATCGCGGTCACGGGCAACAACCATTCAACCTTGCCCAGACATTGTGATGAAACGTTACTGGCTTATGGATACAATGAGCAACTAAGGCTATCCAAAATGTCTTCGATGGTTTCGGTACTTTATATTTTCGACATGTTATACATGGGGAGTATTAATGATACGTATTAA
- a CDS encoding S-layer homology domain-containing protein, whose product MQFKEYTPQSAAELQRFTGLYADLRLSTIVSSLKGGGDKPGQLSINDVFLGQRNLIQVEDHLFTDELTGQFTAFKENADGTTYLKEPYLNPMGYEKKGQKPAGFRDVRENSPYAEAIYAIQSLGYYENDANKSFQPKTAVTRAEFIENSLKLSGLKPSKTTPPAGTDWADHAAAGYIQLGYELGMITGTDEQQFKPDQVIIRQEAMVMMWRIMQLQYPSELFNDVKLAGHTDAWAVPAIQMMYTLGIHGPEVKVLEDGSVDFLSRKPLIRQEEAAIMYALLTQPTDRIVAELMAAQQPQAEPAQGAEPSEETSEIAPIPSPATVPSSASVQ is encoded by the coding sequence GTGCAGTTCAAGGAATACACGCCGCAATCCGCAGCTGAGCTGCAACGCTTTACCGGATTGTACGCAGACCTTCGACTTAGCACAATTGTAAGTTCTCTGAAAGGTGGCGGCGATAAGCCAGGACAACTGAGCATTAACGATGTATTCCTGGGCCAACGCAATCTGATTCAAGTGGAAGATCATCTTTTCACAGACGAATTGACTGGTCAATTCACAGCATTCAAAGAAAATGCAGATGGCACCACATACCTGAAAGAACCTTACCTCAACCCTATGGGTTATGAGAAAAAAGGACAAAAGCCTGCGGGCTTCCGGGATGTTCGTGAGAACAGTCCTTATGCTGAAGCCATCTACGCAATACAATCTCTTGGATATTATGAGAATGATGCCAACAAGTCTTTCCAACCAAAAACGGCGGTGACACGAGCTGAATTTATTGAGAACAGCCTTAAACTGAGTGGATTGAAACCCAGCAAAACAACGCCTCCTGCAGGCACGGACTGGGCAGACCATGCGGCAGCGGGATATATTCAACTTGGATATGAATTGGGTATGATTACGGGCACGGACGAACAGCAGTTTAAGCCGGATCAAGTCATTATCCGACAGGAAGCCATGGTCATGATGTGGAGAATTATGCAACTGCAATATCCTAGCGAACTGTTCAATGATGTGAAACTGGCGGGGCACACAGATGCATGGGCTGTACCAGCCATTCAGATGATGTATACGCTCGGTATTCATGGACCTGAGGTGAAGGTATTGGAAGATGGATCCGTTGATTTCCTTTCCCGCAAACCTCTGATTCGTCAGGAAGAGGCGGCAATCATGTATGCGCTGCTTACACAGCCGACAGATCGCATCGTAGCTGAACTGATGGCCGCACAGCAGCCACAAGCCGAACCTGCTCAAGGAGCCGAGCCTTCGGAAGAGACATCAGAAATTGCACCGATTCCATCACCAGCGACGGTCCCTTCTTCAGCATCAGTACAATAA
- the alr gene encoding alanine racemase produces MQGQYRPTQADINLDHLCTNVEAFREALPQGMKFLACVKANAYGHGAVETARELERVGVDYLSVAFLDEALELRQHGITIPILVLGYTPPEGIAVAWKHDVTVTLFSREVLDAIRHLDASTFANQLKVHIKIDSGMGRLGLLPGDEALAFIQEVASLHQVMLEGMFTHFARADEEDKTYTLEQYRRFQGVVQALRDQGCSIPIIHTANSAAAIDTPELSYDMVRVGISLYGLYPSAEVNHQVVKLSPVLTLKTKAVLVKTLPPHWGISYGTRYFTQGYERIATLPIGYADGFSRMLTGKAQVLVRGRRIPVVGTICMDQCMVSLQSFAEEAEEIQVGEEVVLIGHQSGGVITADEVASQLGTIAYEVICMMAHRIPRVYTRGGAEVARINPLLTS; encoded by the coding sequence GTGCAAGGACAATATCGGCCGACCCAGGCGGACATCAATTTGGATCATTTATGTACTAACGTAGAAGCTTTCCGCGAGGCATTGCCTCAGGGCATGAAATTCCTCGCCTGTGTGAAGGCCAATGCCTATGGACATGGAGCGGTGGAAACGGCCAGAGAACTGGAACGAGTGGGTGTGGATTACTTAAGTGTTGCATTTCTTGACGAAGCGCTGGAACTGCGACAACATGGGATTACGATTCCTATTCTGGTATTGGGTTATACCCCGCCTGAAGGGATCGCTGTTGCTTGGAAACATGATGTGACCGTCACGTTGTTCAGCAGGGAAGTGCTTGATGCCATTCGACATCTGGATGCGAGCACATTCGCTAACCAATTGAAGGTTCATATTAAAATCGACAGCGGCATGGGCCGATTAGGTCTGTTGCCTGGCGATGAGGCTTTGGCATTCATTCAGGAAGTGGCTTCGCTCCATCAGGTGATGTTGGAAGGCATGTTTACCCATTTTGCCAGAGCGGATGAAGAAGACAAAACCTATACACTGGAGCAGTATCGACGGTTCCAAGGCGTGGTTCAAGCGCTCAGGGATCAGGGATGTTCCATCCCGATTATACATACGGCGAACAGCGCCGCTGCCATTGATACACCTGAATTATCCTATGATATGGTACGTGTGGGAATAAGCCTGTACGGACTGTATCCTTCGGCTGAGGTGAATCATCAGGTGGTGAAGCTGTCCCCGGTATTGACGCTGAAGACGAAAGCGGTTCTGGTCAAAACACTGCCACCCCATTGGGGGATCAGTTACGGAACCCGTTATTTTACGCAAGGGTACGAACGAATAGCGACCCTGCCAATTGGTTATGCAGACGGATTCTCCAGAATGCTGACAGGTAAAGCACAAGTGCTTGTACGCGGCCGCCGCATTCCTGTCGTCGGTACAATCTGTATGGATCAGTGTATGGTGTCGTTACAATCTTTCGCAGAAGAAGCGGAAGAAATTCAAGTCGGCGAAGAGGTTGTCCTCATCGGTCATCAGTCTGGTGGCGTTATAACCGCAGACGAGGTGGCATCCCAGCTTGGTACGATTGCTTATGAAGTGATCTGCATGATGGCGCACCGCATTCCCCGGGTGTATACCCGCGGTGGAGCAGAAGTCGCCAGAATCAATCCTCTTTTGACATCCTGA
- a CDS encoding Tex family protein, with protein MSEQETVLEPNEETIKAERHERIIKQVAKELSLSLKQVRTTSELLDEGNTIPFIARYRKEMTGELDENQLRLIEERIVYLRNLEDRKLEVIRIIEEQGKLTGELKKSITQAVKLQEVEDLYRPFRQKRKTRASVAKEKGLEPLAVWIWGQPKQGDALQEAAKYINAELGVEDAESALQGAKDILAENIADDAAIRAWIRRYTLDHGMLTSEAKDAQEESVYENYYDYRELAKKMPPHRILAINRGERENILKVGLDVQAEPAHRHMEGQILRGASAVQDILRDVIEDAYKRLIAPSIEREVRGELTEKGENQAISVFSANLRNLLLQPPIHGKRVLGVDPAYRTGCKLAVVDDTGKLLEVAVTYPTPPHNKKREAAEVFHRMIKQYDIGLIVIGNGTGSRETEQFVAEIIQENGDESLVYLIVNEAGASVYSASKLAQEEFPDLDVAERSAASIARRVQDPLAELVKIDPKAIGVGQYQHDVSQKVLEESLKAVVESAVNHVGVDVNTASPSLLSYVAGVNATIAKNIVKYREENGRFTNRRQLQKVPRLGAKTYEQCVGFMRIGEGENPLDRTPIHPESYKVVDQLFKELQVAMDKLGSKELSVLLSEQQPEQLAAKLDVGVPTLRDILDSLQRPGRDPREEMPLPIFRTDVLKIEDLVEGMELQGTVRNVIDFGAFVDIGIKSDGLVHISQLSNGYVKHPMDVVSVGDNVTVWVMNVDTKKGRVGLTMKKPASAQQSS; from the coding sequence TTGTCTGAACAGGAAACGGTTCTGGAACCCAATGAAGAAACAATAAAGGCAGAACGCCATGAACGAATCATCAAACAGGTAGCCAAGGAACTGTCACTGTCCTTGAAGCAGGTCCGTACGACGTCGGAGCTTCTGGACGAAGGCAATACGATTCCATTTATCGCCCGCTACCGTAAAGAAATGACTGGAGAGCTGGATGAGAACCAGCTGCGATTGATTGAAGAACGCATTGTCTATCTGCGCAATCTTGAGGATCGCAAATTGGAAGTCATCCGTATTATAGAGGAACAGGGCAAGCTGACCGGAGAACTGAAGAAATCCATTACCCAGGCTGTGAAGCTGCAGGAAGTGGAAGACTTGTATCGTCCATTCCGTCAGAAGCGGAAAACACGTGCAAGCGTGGCTAAGGAAAAAGGTCTTGAGCCCCTTGCTGTATGGATCTGGGGTCAACCGAAACAAGGCGATGCACTCCAGGAAGCTGCGAAATATATCAATGCTGAACTGGGTGTAGAAGATGCAGAGTCGGCACTTCAGGGAGCCAAAGACATTCTCGCTGAGAATATCGCAGACGATGCAGCCATTCGTGCCTGGATTCGTCGATACACCTTGGATCACGGAATGTTGACTTCAGAAGCGAAGGATGCTCAAGAGGAGTCCGTGTACGAGAATTATTACGATTACCGCGAACTGGCCAAAAAGATGCCTCCACACCGTATTCTCGCGATTAATCGCGGTGAACGTGAGAATATTCTGAAAGTTGGCCTGGACGTACAGGCAGAACCGGCCCATCGTCATATGGAAGGACAGATCCTTCGTGGTGCTTCTGCTGTGCAGGATATCCTGCGAGATGTGATTGAAGATGCATACAAGCGGCTTATTGCACCTTCCATCGAGCGTGAAGTTCGTGGAGAACTCACGGAAAAAGGTGAAAACCAGGCCATATCGGTATTCTCTGCCAATCTGCGTAATCTGTTGCTTCAACCGCCGATTCATGGCAAACGTGTGCTGGGGGTCGATCCTGCCTATCGTACCGGTTGTAAACTGGCTGTAGTAGATGATACGGGCAAGTTGCTTGAAGTGGCAGTGACCTATCCAACACCACCTCACAACAAGAAGCGCGAAGCTGCTGAAGTATTCCATCGCATGATCAAGCAATATGATATCGGACTGATTGTCATTGGTAACGGTACCGGATCGCGTGAAACAGAGCAGTTTGTTGCCGAGATCATTCAGGAGAACGGTGATGAAAGTCTGGTGTATCTGATTGTTAATGAAGCAGGCGCAAGCGTATATTCTGCATCCAAACTGGCTCAGGAAGAGTTCCCGGATCTGGATGTTGCGGAGCGTAGTGCAGCTTCCATTGCACGCCGTGTACAAGACCCGCTTGCGGAGTTGGTTAAGATTGATCCAAAAGCCATTGGCGTAGGTCAATATCAGCATGACGTTTCCCAAAAGGTTTTGGAAGAAAGCCTGAAGGCTGTCGTGGAATCCGCAGTTAACCATGTAGGTGTGGATGTGAATACCGCTTCTCCTTCGTTGCTGTCATATGTTGCCGGAGTTAACGCTACGATTGCCAAAAACATTGTGAAGTACCGCGAAGAGAACGGCCGGTTTACGAACCGCCGTCAGCTTCAGAAGGTGCCGCGTCTGGGTGCGAAAACTTATGAACAGTGCGTAGGCTTTATGCGGATTGGGGAGGGTGAGAATCCATTGGATCGTACACCGATTCACCCTGAGTCCTACAAGGTTGTCGATCAGCTGTTCAAGGAACTTCAGGTTGCAATGGACAAGCTGGGTAGCAAGGAACTGTCGGTGTTACTGTCCGAGCAACAGCCGGAGCAATTGGCTGCGAAACTGGACGTAGGTGTGCCTACATTGCGGGACATTCTGGACAGCTTGCAGCGTCCGGGGCGTGATCCGCGTGAAGAGATGCCATTGCCAATCTTCCGTACGGATGTATTGAAGATTGAGGATCTGGTGGAAGGCATGGAGCTTCAAGGTACAGTTCGGAACGTGATTGATTTCGGTGCTTTTGTTGATATTGGAATTAAGAGTGATGGGCTTGTCCATATCTCGCAGCTCAGCAACGGATATGTTAAACACCCGATGGATGTGGTATCTGTCGGGGATAACGTAACGGTATGGGTCATGAATGTGGATACCAAAAAAGGCCGTGTCGGCCTTACGATGAAGAAGCCTGCTTCTGCGCAACAGTCTTCTTAA
- a CDS encoding helix-turn-helix transcriptional regulator, with product MEELHNHVRELRARDRLSQAELAKLIGASRQTIALIERGDYSPSVVLALKIAHVFREPVEKIFELKGGD from the coding sequence GTGGAAGAATTGCACAATCACGTTCGGGAGTTACGAGCCAGAGACCGACTGTCCCAAGCGGAACTAGCCAAACTCATCGGCGCATCCCGCCAAACCATAGCCCTGATTGAACGTGGAGATTACTCGCCATCGGTCGTCCTGGCATTAAAAATAGCCCATGTCTTTCGTGAACCCGTCGAAAAAATCTTTGAATTGAAAGGTGGAGATTAA
- a CDS encoding ribbon-helix-helix protein, CopG family — protein sequence MANLQNTKRIMISLPDYLLQEVDGIVALENSNRSELIRQAMKLYLTERKKRYIRETMQRGYMEMAKINLTMASEAFHAEEDADSTLDRLVSGV from the coding sequence GTGGCCAACTTGCAGAACACCAAGCGGATCATGATCAGTTTACCTGATTATCTTTTGCAGGAAGTGGATGGCATCGTAGCGCTGGAGAATTCCAACCGCAGCGAATTGATTAGGCAGGCTATGAAGCTGTATTTAACGGAGCGTAAGAAACGTTACATCCGTGAAACGATGCAGCGAGGGTACATGGAGATGGCAAAAATTAATCTGACCATGGCATCCGAAGCCTTTCATGCGGAGGAAGATGCGGACAGCACTCTGGACCGCTTAGTTAGCGGGGTGTAG
- a CDS encoding serine hydrolase domain-containing protein, whose product MAVVLSLSLWAPAVQAETATPVAAEQGKTKALTTETATTFLDSFFDSAEAKAHYVGASVVVVKDGKVLAEKGYGYADQENKTPIDPKNTVFRVASVSKTFTSAAVMQLVEQGKVDLQADFQTYVKGLKFDNPFDKPVTVENLLTHTTGFEIRDPQQEDIHTDLDKYIAMEDYAQQHTPPVVREPGSAYMYDNFSFLLLGMIVENVSGEPFESYMQQHIFKPLGMDNSSFMLDEKFQKQLAIGYDAAHKPLDLYTLSPTPMPQGGMLSTTEDIGKFMIAFLNDGVKDNERILKESTVKSMEQYRSAIHPLLPDTTYGFEAPFQLPGQEVVPKSLRKQAT is encoded by the coding sequence ATGGCTGTAGTTCTGTCTCTCAGTCTGTGGGCACCCGCAGTTCAGGCGGAGACAGCGACTCCAGTAGCTGCCGAACAAGGAAAGACGAAAGCACTGACAACCGAAACGGCTACAACATTTCTCGATTCGTTCTTTGATTCGGCTGAGGCAAAAGCACATTATGTGGGAGCTTCCGTTGTTGTTGTGAAGGATGGTAAAGTTCTGGCGGAAAAAGGATACGGCTATGCTGATCAGGAGAACAAAACACCTATCGATCCGAAAAATACGGTCTTCCGTGTAGCCTCTGTCTCCAAAACGTTCACGTCAGCAGCTGTAATGCAGCTGGTCGAACAAGGCAAGGTTGATCTGCAAGCTGATTTTCAGACCTATGTGAAAGGACTCAAATTCGATAATCCTTTTGACAAACCTGTAACTGTGGAGAACCTGCTCACACACACGACCGGATTCGAGATCCGTGATCCCCAGCAGGAAGACATCCATACTGATTTAGATAAATACATAGCGATGGAGGATTACGCTCAGCAACATACGCCTCCTGTCGTTCGAGAACCTGGTAGCGCCTACATGTACGATAACTTCTCGTTTTTGCTGCTGGGCATGATTGTTGAAAATGTAAGTGGCGAGCCCTTTGAATCCTATATGCAACAACATATCTTCAAACCGCTTGGCATGGACAACAGCAGCTTCATGCTCGACGAAAAGTTCCAAAAGCAACTTGCTATAGGCTATGATGCTGCACACAAACCGCTCGATCTGTACACCCTCTCTCCAACACCAATGCCTCAAGGCGGCATGTTGTCTACCACAGAGGATATCGGAAAATTCATGATTGCATTCCTGAATGATGGCGTGAAGGATAACGAGCGTATTCTCAAGGAATCTACAGTGAAAAGCATGGAGCAGTATCGTTCCGCCATTCATCCATTGCTGCCGGATACCACTTACGGATTCGAAGCACCGTTTCAGCTTCCTGGGCAGGAAGTAGTTCCAAAATCATTACGAAAGCAGGCGACCTGA
- a CDS encoding ABC transporter permease subunit, with the protein MNNRQAIRALVRKDIRSVTDSVQLWLPMLIVPLIIGIIMPSALLWAASRLELRSLGNISFLLESLDTLTRSGQIPQLASMPTDHHRIVYYLAMYMFAPLFLIIPVMASSILTANSFAGEKERKTLEGLLFTPISMDTLFKGKVLAALISSLLLSWVTFLIYGIIANIVMYPMFGTLMFPNLNWNILMVWVVPACSLMVILLNVLISAKVRGFQEAYQLGGVIVLPLIAFVAGQASGMLLIGPWMLLMIGAVLLLISLVLLRLVTLWNSRQQLAESQI; encoded by the coding sequence ATGAATAATCGCCAAGCCATCCGTGCGCTGGTACGTAAAGATATCCGGTCCGTCACAGACAGCGTTCAGCTCTGGTTGCCCATGTTAATCGTTCCCCTGATTATCGGAATCATCATGCCCTCTGCCCTCCTGTGGGCGGCCTCCAGATTGGAACTTCGTTCTCTGGGCAACATCAGCTTTCTGCTCGAATCATTGGATACATTAACCCGTAGCGGACAGATTCCTCAGCTTGCTTCCATGCCGACAGATCATCATCGGATTGTCTATTATTTAGCCATGTATATGTTCGCGCCCTTGTTCCTCATCATTCCGGTGATGGCCTCCAGTATTCTGACGGCCAATAGTTTCGCTGGTGAGAAGGAACGCAAGACACTGGAAGGATTGTTGTTCACACCGATCAGCATGGACACTCTTTTTAAAGGCAAAGTATTGGCTGCCCTGATCTCGTCCCTTCTATTATCCTGGGTTACGTTCCTGATCTACGGAATCATTGCCAATATTGTGATGTACCCCATGTTTGGAACGTTGATGTTTCCCAATCTGAACTGGAACATACTTATGGTGTGGGTAGTTCCTGCCTGTAGTCTTATGGTCATTTTATTAAACGTATTGATCTCGGCCAAGGTCCGTGGATTTCAGGAAGCCTATCAGCTTGGAGGAGTGATTGTCCTTCCCCTGATCGCCTTCGTTGCAGGTCAAGCCAGTGGCATGCTGCTGATCGGTCCCTGGATGTTACTCATGATTGGAGCTGTGCTCTTGCTCATTAGTTTGGTCCTGCTTCGTCTGGTTACCCTGTGGAATAGTCGTCAACAACTGGCGGAAAGTCAGATCTGA
- a CDS encoding DUF3169 family protein: MNLIAACISIIIVVVLQTLTVKRYNRYFPDRALDLNSRNMKKDHFEKLDEGEKWIVYRAAFRSFQMMNVLLGIGMVSMVLYSVLFTFAPFPIVMLAVIWIANIGIYYLETYRASNQ; encoded by the coding sequence GTGAATCTCATTGCTGCTTGTATCTCAATTATCATCGTCGTTGTGCTGCAAACACTGACTGTCAAACGGTACAACCGCTATTTCCCGGATCGTGCACTGGATCTGAACTCACGTAACATGAAGAAGGATCACTTCGAGAAACTGGATGAAGGTGAGAAATGGATCGTGTATCGTGCAGCCTTCCGTTCTTTTCAGATGATGAATGTACTGCTTGGGATCGGAATGGTCTCTATGGTGCTGTATTCGGTTCTATTCACCTTCGCTCCATTTCCAATTGTAATGCTCGCTGTGATCTGGATTGCCAACATCGGAATCTATTATCTTGAAACCTACCGCGCAAGTAACCAGTAA